One window of the Pseudomonas knackmussii B13 genome contains the following:
- a CDS encoding DUF2797 domain-containing protein: MQELGRGALSKMSARLESPVQYAFRLGEAEVPVNPLLGKTIRLEFLGEINCCHCGRKTKKSFSQGYCYPCFTKLAQCDSCIMSPEKCHYDEGTCREPEWGERFCMTDHVVYLANSSGVKVGITRASQVPTRWIDQGARQALPIMRVATRQQSGFVEDVLRSQVTDRTNWRALLKGEAEALDLVAIREQLFDQCAEGLMALQQRFGLQAIQPVSDIEPIEIAYPVQAYPAKIASLDLDKTPVVEGTLQGIKGQYLILDTGVINIRKYTAYQLAVSA, from the coding sequence ATGCAGGAGCTTGGACGCGGCGCCCTGAGCAAGATGTCGGCGCGCCTTGAAAGCCCCGTGCAGTACGCCTTCCGCCTCGGCGAGGCGGAAGTTCCGGTCAACCCCCTGCTCGGCAAGACGATTCGCCTGGAGTTCCTCGGCGAGATCAACTGCTGCCATTGCGGACGCAAGACCAAGAAGAGCTTCAGCCAGGGCTACTGCTACCCGTGCTTCACCAAGCTGGCGCAGTGCGACAGCTGCATCATGAGCCCGGAGAAGTGCCACTACGACGAAGGCACCTGCCGTGAGCCGGAGTGGGGCGAACGCTTCTGCATGACCGACCACGTGGTCTACCTGGCCAACTCCTCGGGCGTGAAGGTGGGCATCACCCGCGCCAGCCAGGTGCCGACCCGCTGGATCGACCAGGGCGCGCGCCAGGCCCTGCCGATCATGCGCGTGGCTACCCGGCAGCAGTCCGGCTTCGTCGAGGACGTGCTGCGCAGCCAGGTGACCGATCGCACCAACTGGCGCGCCCTGCTCAAGGGCGAAGCCGAGGCGCTGGACCTGGTGGCGATCCGCGAGCAGCTCTTCGACCAGTGCGCCGAGGGCCTGATGGCGCTGCAGCAGCGCTTCGGGCTGCAGGCCATCCAGCCGGTTAGCGACATCGAGCCCATCGAGATCGCCTACCCGGTGCAGGCCTATCCGGCGAAGATCGCCAGCCTCGATCTGGACAAGACGCCGGTGGTGGAGGGTACCCTGCAAGGCATCAAGGGCCAGTACCTGATCCTCGACACCGGCGTCATCAACATCCGCAAATACACGGCCTACCAGCTCGCCGTGAGTGCTTAA
- a CDS encoding YeaC family protein has protein sequence MSSFAEMIQNITPELYESLKLAVEIGKWPDGRKLTQEQKELSLQAVIAWELKNLPEDQRTGYMGPQECASHDEPIPNILFSTNTLH, from the coding sequence ATGTCGTCCTTCGCCGAAATGATCCAGAACATCACTCCCGAGCTCTACGAGAGCCTCAAGCTCGCCGTGGAGATCGGCAAGTGGCCTGACGGCCGCAAGCTGACCCAGGAGCAGAAGGAGCTGTCGCTGCAGGCGGTGATCGCCTGGGAGCTGAAGAACCTCCCGGAAGACCAGCGCACCGGCTACATGGGCCCGCAGGAGTGCGCCTCGCACGACGAGCCGATCCCGAACATCCTCTTCTCGACCAACACCCTGCACTGA
- a CDS encoding rhomboid family intramembrane serine protease — translation MRLPLSEDLAGFVGLLQRLNVPFRVSEESGEQVLWVPNEELAEQVRSLYQRYPQGDPELTAPAWKPQRGPGFLEQLRLSKMTAAVLLVTFVVAAVTLLGANPTTLRWFTFQDFQLVGSDHVMFIPLADGLAAGQWWRLLTPMLLHFGWLHLAMNAMWYWELGRRIEYRQGGLMLLGLSLGVGLVSNVVQYMVSGPSLFGGLSGVLYGLLGHCWIFQLLAPTPAYRLPKGVVGMMLIWLLVCLSGVIDLLGFGSIANGAHVGGLVVGCATGALGGLLARRKGM, via the coding sequence ATGCGTCTGCCGTTGAGCGAGGACCTGGCCGGTTTCGTCGGCCTGCTGCAGCGCTTGAATGTGCCCTTCCGAGTTAGCGAGGAATCCGGCGAGCAGGTGCTCTGGGTACCCAATGAGGAGCTCGCCGAGCAGGTGCGCAGCCTCTACCAGCGCTATCCCCAGGGCGATCCCGAGTTGACGGCGCCGGCCTGGAAGCCGCAGCGCGGCCCCGGTTTCCTCGAACAGCTGCGCCTGAGCAAGATGACCGCAGCCGTGCTGCTGGTGACCTTCGTGGTCGCCGCAGTGACGCTGCTGGGCGCCAACCCGACGACCCTGCGCTGGTTCACCTTCCAGGACTTCCAACTGGTCGGCAGCGACCACGTGATGTTCATTCCGCTGGCCGACGGCCTGGCCGCAGGGCAGTGGTGGCGCCTGCTGACGCCGATGCTGTTGCACTTCGGCTGGCTGCACCTGGCGATGAACGCCATGTGGTACTGGGAGCTGGGCCGGCGCATCGAGTACCGCCAGGGCGGCCTGATGCTGCTGGGCCTGAGCCTGGGTGTCGGCCTGGTGTCCAACGTCGTGCAGTACATGGTCTCCGGGCCGAGCCTGTTCGGCGGATTGTCCGGCGTGCTCTACGGCCTGCTCGGGCACTGCTGGATCTTCCAGCTGCTGGCGCCGACCCCGGCCTACCGCCTGCCCAAGGGGGTGGTGGGGATGATGCTGATCTGGCTGCTGGTGTGCCTGTCGGGCGTCATCGACCTGCTCGGCTTCGGCTCCATCGCCAATGGCGCGCACGTGGGCGGACTGGTGGTCGGCTGCGCGACCGGCGCACTGGGCGGGCTGCTGGCTCGCCGCAAGGGGATGTGA
- a CDS encoding metallophosphoesterase, giving the protein MSELDPGRGYDLIGDVHGCAHTLDRLLEQMGYRLQGGVWRHPRRQALFLGDLVDRGPRIREALHRVHDMVTAGEALCIMGNHEFNLLGWATPAAPGSGRQYVREHTPRHARLIQETLDQFEQHPGDWRDFLAWFQDLPLFLDAGRFRMVHACWDGELIEALREQFPDGRIDEAFLQASAEHGSFAYQACNRLLRGTDMRLPKGLTLTSSDGYTRAFFRTKFWEEDREPETYGDIVFQPDALPDEVASERLSAEQKSSLLSYGADQPLLFVGHYWRRGTPAPIRPNLACLDYSAVMYGKLVAYRLDQETRLQRDKFVWVDVKRPEEDQ; this is encoded by the coding sequence GTGAGCGAACTCGACCCGGGCCGTGGCTACGACCTGATCGGCGACGTCCACGGCTGTGCACATACCCTCGACCGCCTGCTGGAGCAGATGGGCTACCGCCTGCAGGGCGGCGTGTGGCGGCATCCGCGACGCCAGGCACTGTTCCTCGGTGACCTCGTCGACCGCGGTCCGCGCATCCGCGAGGCGCTGCACCGGGTGCACGATATGGTCACCGCCGGCGAAGCCCTGTGCATCATGGGCAACCACGAGTTCAACCTGCTCGGCTGGGCCACGCCGGCAGCGCCCGGCAGCGGTCGCCAGTACGTGCGCGAGCACACGCCGCGGCACGCCCGGCTGATCCAGGAAACCCTCGACCAGTTCGAGCAGCATCCCGGCGACTGGCGCGACTTCCTCGCCTGGTTCCAGGACCTGCCGCTGTTCCTCGACGCCGGGCGCTTCCGCATGGTCCACGCCTGCTGGGATGGCGAGTTGATCGAGGCGCTACGCGAGCAATTCCCCGACGGTCGCATCGACGAGGCGTTCCTGCAGGCCTCCGCCGAGCATGGCAGCTTCGCCTACCAGGCCTGCAACCGCCTGCTGCGCGGCACCGACATGCGCCTGCCCAAGGGTCTTACGCTGACCAGCAGCGACGGCTACACCCGTGCCTTCTTCCGCACCAAGTTCTGGGAAGAGGATCGCGAGCCCGAAACCTATGGCGACATCGTCTTCCAGCCCGACGCGCTGCCCGACGAAGTGGCCAGCGAGCGCCTGAGCGCAGAGCAGAAGTCCTCGCTGCTGAGCTACGGCGCCGACCAGCCGCTGCTGTTCGTCGGCCACTACTGGCGCCGCGGCACGCCGGCGCCGATCCGGCCGAACCTGGCCTGCCTGGACTACAGCGCGGTCATGTACGGCAAGCTGGTGGCCTATCGGCTGGACCAGGAAACGCGCCTGCAGCGCGACAAATTCGTCTGGGTGGATGTGAAACGTCCTGAGGAGGACCAGTGA
- a CDS encoding NAD(+) kinase encodes MEPFRNIGIIGRLGSTQVLETIRRLKRFLTERHLHVILEDTIAEVLPGHGLQTCSRKIMGEICDLVIVVGGDGSMLGAARALARHKVPVLGINRGSLGFLTDIRPDELETKVAEVLGGQYIVESRFLLDAQVRRHGESIGQGDALNDVVLHPGKSTRMIEFELHIDGQFVCSQKADGLIVATPTGSTAYSLSAGGPIMHPKLDAIVIVPMYPHTLSGRPIVVDGNSELKIVVSPNMQIYPQVSCDGQNHFTCAPGDIVTVSKKPHKLRLIHPIDHNYYEVCRTKLGWGSRLGSNE; translated from the coding sequence ATGGAACCCTTTCGCAATATCGGCATCATCGGCCGCCTTGGCAGCACCCAGGTGCTGGAAACCATCCGCCGCCTGAAGCGCTTCCTCACCGAGCGGCACCTGCATGTGATCCTCGAGGACACCATCGCCGAAGTGCTTCCCGGCCATGGCCTGCAGACCTGCTCGCGGAAGATCATGGGCGAGATCTGCGACCTGGTCATCGTGGTCGGCGGCGACGGTAGCATGCTTGGCGCGGCGCGCGCACTGGCCCGGCACAAGGTGCCGGTGCTGGGCATCAACCGCGGCAGCCTCGGCTTCCTCACCGACATCCGCCCGGACGAACTGGAGACCAAGGTAGCCGAGGTCCTCGGCGGCCAGTACATCGTCGAGAGCCGCTTCCTGCTCGATGCCCAGGTGCGCCGCCACGGCGAGTCCATCGGCCAGGGCGACGCGCTCAACGATGTGGTCCTGCACCCGGGCAAATCGACGCGGATGATCGAGTTCGAGCTGCACATCGACGGCCAGTTCGTCTGCAGCCAGAAGGCCGACGGCCTGATCGTCGCCACCCCGACGGGCTCCACCGCCTATTCGCTGTCCGCCGGCGGGCCGATCATGCATCCCAAGCTCGATGCCATCGTCATCGTCCCCATGTACCCGCACACCCTCTCCGGCCGCCCGATCGTGGTCGACGGCAACAGCGAGCTGAAGATCGTGGTGTCGCCGAACATGCAGATCTACCCGCAGGTGTCCTGCGACGGGCAGAACCACTTCACCTGCGCGCCCGGCGACATCGTCACGGTCAGCAAGAAGCCGCACAAGCTGCGCCTGATCCACCCGATCGACCACAACTACTACGAGGTCTGCCGGACCAAGCTGGGCTGGGGCAGCCGCCTCGGGAGCAACGAGTGA
- a CDS encoding DUF1853 family protein: protein MTSTTDLLDELLAELRHPQVRDLAWTLLSPPLLARTDRPQRHPLAASRWLAQPQHLADWLRQQDRAPEALVNQLQAAPQQRLGRYYERLWQFALEQAPDLRLLGANLAVRDDGHTLGELDLLLQDDDGLHHLELAIKLYLGPARQGPHEWLGPGAEDRLSNKLRHLYEHQLPLSSSEQGRAVVRTLSPEPVQSALWLGGYLFYPWPGECDEPDGANPEHLRGSWLHRRNWPLYRAQGSGRWQPLPRTEWLAPARKEAADCWSESAFDAWLETLAEDAFPQLLVRLEERAGVWHEAERLFLVGDEWPRVHNGYNR from the coding sequence ATGACCTCGACCACCGACCTGCTTGACGAATTGCTCGCGGAACTGCGCCACCCGCAGGTTCGCGACCTTGCCTGGACACTCCTCTCCCCGCCCCTGCTGGCCCGGACCGATCGCCCGCAGCGCCATCCGCTGGCGGCCAGTCGCTGGCTGGCCCAGCCGCAACACCTGGCCGACTGGCTGCGCCAGCAGGATCGCGCGCCCGAAGCATTGGTCAACCAGCTGCAGGCCGCTCCGCAACAGCGCCTGGGCCGTTACTACGAGCGGCTCTGGCAATTCGCCCTGGAGCAAGCGCCGGACCTGCGCCTGCTCGGCGCCAACCTGGCGGTGCGTGACGACGGCCACACCCTGGGCGAGCTGGACCTGCTGCTGCAGGACGACGACGGCCTGCACCACCTGGAGCTGGCCATCAAGCTCTACCTCGGACCGGCACGCCAAGGGCCGCACGAATGGCTCGGCCCGGGCGCGGAAGACCGCCTGTCCAACAAGCTGCGGCACCTCTACGAGCACCAGTTGCCGTTGTCTTCCAGCGAGCAGGGACGGGCCGTGGTGCGCACCTTGAGCCCGGAGCCGGTGCAGTCCGCCCTCTGGCTCGGCGGCTACCTTTTCTATCCCTGGCCCGGCGAATGCGACGAGCCGGACGGCGCCAACCCGGAGCACCTGCGCGGCAGCTGGCTGCATCGCCGAAACTGGCCGCTGTATCGCGCCCAGGGCAGCGGCCGCTGGCAACCCCTGCCCCGCACCGAATGGCTGGCGCCGGCGCGCAAGGAAGCGGCGGATTGCTGGTCGGAGTCAGCCTTCGACGCCTGGCTGGAAACGCTCGCGGAGGATGCCTTCCCGCAGCTGCTGGTGCGCCTGGAGGAACGCGCGGGTGTCTGGCACGAGGCGGAACGGTTGTTCCTCGTAGGCGACGAGTGGCCCAGGGTGCACAACGGCTACAACCGCTAA
- a CDS encoding 1-aminocyclopropane-1-carboxylate deaminase/D-cysteine desulfhydrase yields MAGLLFPDWRPRPPLHPVHLDWLEGAGVELALLRLDQVDALVSGNKWFKLAPYLRQAAEQGLSGLMSLGGAHSNHLHALAAAGARFGFETVGLLRGNEQDTPTVRDLREFGIQLHWLGYAGYRERHAEGFWLPWRERYPQLLPVDEGGGGLPGALGCADLLTALREQLSELGWPDYDQLWAACGTGTTLAGLVLGEAGAHPVVGALAVPPGHGVEAMLPRLLTESGHGDIGYRLLDASRGGFGKVDAPLARFMADFEKGCGVPLDPLYTGKLLLALHDEVVAGRVPRGSRLIAVHSGGLQGRRAMEERLRPLLS; encoded by the coding sequence ATGGCTGGCCTGCTGTTCCCCGACTGGCGGCCGCGTCCGCCGCTGCACCCCGTTCATCTGGACTGGCTCGAAGGCGCGGGCGTCGAGCTGGCGCTTCTGCGTCTGGATCAAGTCGATGCGCTGGTTTCGGGCAACAAGTGGTTCAAGCTCGCGCCCTATCTGCGTCAGGCAGCCGAGCAGGGCCTGTCCGGATTGATGAGCCTGGGCGGCGCCCATTCCAATCATTTGCACGCGCTGGCAGCCGCCGGTGCGCGATTCGGCTTCGAAACGGTCGGCCTGCTGCGCGGTAACGAGCAGGACACCCCGACCGTGCGCGACCTGCGCGAGTTCGGCATCCAACTGCACTGGCTCGGTTACGCCGGCTATCGCGAACGTCATGCCGAGGGCTTCTGGCTGCCTTGGCGGGAGCGCTATCCGCAGCTGCTGCCAGTAGACGAAGGCGGGGGCGGGCTGCCCGGTGCGCTGGGATGTGCCGATCTGCTGACTGCGCTGCGCGAGCAGCTGTCGGAGCTGGGCTGGCCCGATTACGACCAGCTTTGGGCAGCGTGCGGCACTGGCACCACCTTGGCCGGGCTGGTGTTGGGCGAGGCGGGTGCGCATCCCGTCGTCGGTGCGCTCGCGGTGCCGCCTGGGCATGGCGTCGAGGCCATGCTGCCGCGGCTGCTGACGGAGTCCGGGCACGGCGATATCGGCTACCGGTTGCTGGATGCCAGTCGTGGTGGGTTCGGCAAGGTCGATGCGCCTCTGGCGCGCTTCATGGCTGACTTCGAGAAAGGCTGCGGCGTGCCGCTGGACCCTCTCTACACAGGCAAGCTGCTGCTTGCGCTGCATGACGAAGTTGTCGCCGGGCGGGTGCCGCGAGGCAGTCGCCTGATCGCCGTGCACAGCGGCGGCTTGCAGGGGCGGCGCGCCATGGAAGAACGTCTGCGACCACTGCTTTCGTAG
- a CDS encoding NADPH-dependent 2,4-dienoyl-CoA reductase has product MTALYPHLLAPLDLGFTTLRNRTLMGSMHTGLEERPNGFERMAAYFAERARGGVGLMVTGGIGPNEEGGVYAGAAKLTTREEAEKHKVVTQAVHEAGGKICMQILHAGRYAYSPKSVAPSAIQAPINPFKPRELDEEGIEKQIQDFVTCSSLAQEAGYDGVEIMGSEGYFINQFLVAHTNQRTDRWGGSYENRMRLPVAIVRRVREAVGPNFIIIYRLSMLDLVEGGSTWDEIVLLAKAIEKAGATLINTGIGWHEARIPTIATKVPRAAFTKVTAKLRGEVGIPLITTNRINTPEVAEQVLAEGDADMVSMARPFLADPDFVNKAAEGRADEINTCIGCNQACLDHTFGGKLTSCLVNPRACHETELNYIPTTQVKKIAVVGAGPAGLAAATVAAERGHAVTLFDAAGEIGGQFNVAKRVPGKEEFYETLRYFKRKLETTGVDVRLNTRVSADDLAKGGFDEIILATGIVPRTPAIPGIDNAKVISYLDAILERKPVGQKVAVIGAGGIGFDVSEFITHGSESTSLDRHAFWKEWGIDEGLEARGGIAGIKPQPHAAARQVFLLQRKKSKVGDGLGKTTGWIHRTGLKNKQVQMLNSVEYLKVDDAGLHISVAGGEAQVLPVDTVIVCAGQEPLRELHDGLVAAGQSVHLIGGADVAAELDAKRAINQGSRLAAEL; this is encoded by the coding sequence ATGACCGCCCTTTACCCGCACCTGCTCGCCCCCCTGGACCTGGGTTTCACCACCCTGCGCAACCGCACCCTGATGGGCTCGATGCACACCGGCCTGGAAGAGCGCCCGAACGGCTTCGAGCGCATGGCGGCGTACTTCGCCGAGCGCGCCCGCGGCGGCGTTGGCCTGATGGTCACCGGCGGCATCGGTCCGAACGAGGAAGGTGGCGTCTACGCTGGCGCGGCCAAGCTGACCACTCGCGAGGAAGCCGAGAAGCACAAGGTCGTCACCCAGGCGGTGCATGAAGCGGGCGGCAAGATCTGCATGCAGATCCTCCACGCCGGTCGTTATGCCTACAGCCCGAAATCCGTCGCGCCTTCGGCCATCCAGGCGCCGATCAACCCCTTCAAGCCGCGCGAGCTGGACGAGGAGGGCATCGAGAAGCAGATCCAGGACTTCGTCACCTGCTCGTCCCTGGCCCAGGAGGCCGGCTACGACGGCGTCGAGATCATGGGTTCGGAAGGCTACTTCATCAACCAGTTCCTGGTCGCCCACACCAACCAGCGCACCGATCGCTGGGGTGGCAGTTACGAGAACCGCATGCGCCTGCCGGTGGCGATTGTCCGCCGCGTGCGTGAGGCCGTCGGCCCGAACTTCATCATCATCTATCGCCTGTCGATGCTCGACCTGGTCGAGGGCGGCAGCACCTGGGACGAGATCGTCCTGCTGGCCAAGGCCATCGAGAAGGCCGGCGCCACCCTCATCAACACCGGTATCGGCTGGCACGAAGCGCGCATCCCGACCATCGCCACCAAGGTGCCGCGCGCGGCCTTTACCAAGGTCACCGCCAAGTTGCGCGGCGAGGTGGGCATCCCGCTGATCACCACCAACCGCATCAACACCCCGGAAGTGGCCGAGCAGGTGCTGGCCGAGGGCGACGCCGACATGGTTTCCATGGCCCGTCCGTTCCTCGCCGATCCGGACTTCGTCAACAAGGCCGCCGAAGGCCGCGCCGACGAGATCAACACCTGCATCGGCTGCAACCAGGCGTGCCTGGACCACACCTTCGGCGGCAAGCTCACCAGCTGCCTGGTGAACCCGCGTGCCTGCCACGAGACCGAGCTGAACTACATCCCGACCACCCAGGTGAAGAAGATCGCCGTGGTCGGCGCCGGCCCGGCCGGCCTGGCCGCTGCCACCGTGGCTGCCGAGCGTGGCCATGCCGTGACCCTGTTCGACGCTGCCGGCGAGATCGGCGGGCAGTTCAACGTGGCCAAGCGTGTGCCGGGCAAGGAAGAGTTCTACGAGACCCTGCGCTACTTCAAGCGCAAGCTGGAAACCACCGGCGTCGACGTGCGCCTGAACACCCGCGTGTCGGCGGACGACCTGGCCAAGGGCGGCTTCGACGAGATCATCCTGGCCACCGGCATCGTCCCGCGTACCCCGGCGATCCCCGGCATCGATAACGCCAAGGTGATCAGCTACCTGGACGCCATCCTCGAACGCAAGCCGGTCGGGCAGAAGGTCGCGGTGATCGGCGCCGGCGGCATCGGTTTCGACGTCTCCGAGTTCATCACCCACGGCAGCGAATCCACCAGCCTGGATCGCCACGCCTTCTGGAAGGAGTGGGGCATCGACGAGGGCCTGGAAGCCCGCGGCGGCATCGCCGGCATCAAGCCGCAGCCGCACGCCGCGGCGCGCCAGGTATTCCTGCTGCAGCGCAAGAAGTCCAAGGTCGGCGACGGCCTGGGCAAGACCACCGGCTGGATCCACCGCACCGGCCTGAAGAACAAGCAGGTGCAGATGCTCAACAGCGTCGAATACCTGAAGGTCGACGATGCCGGCCTCCACATCAGCGTCGCCGGTGGCGAAGCGCAGGTGCTGCCGGTGGATACCGTGATCGTCTGCGCCGGCCAGGAGCCGCTGCGCGAGCTGCATGACGGCCTGGTCGCCGCCGGGCAGAGCGTGCACCTGATCGGTGGCGCCGACGTTGCTGCCGAGCTGGATGCCAAGCGCGCCATCAACCAGGGCTCGCGCCTGGCGGCCGAGCTCTGA
- a CDS encoding carbon-nitrogen hydrolase family protein, giving the protein MRKLIFLVLITLFAGYAGWAERRPVGHYLSDLRSQVVLNVGAPSERGNLLGIQPELFNGDYQSAARLRLKLAAYLQKAREANLLGPRTVVVFPEHIGTWLVAAGEKPEVYSATNLNDAMRWMAISNPLKVARGWLSAKGQDRLADALFRMKAVDMAHDYQSIFGSLAREFGVTLVAGSIVLPNPWVEDGVLRTGNGRLYNVSLVFGADGQPLGEPQRKVYPIDSEKGFIRAGHSDNLQVLETPAGRLGVLICADSWYPINYAVLATSKVELIAVPAFLSGNDQWRQPWHGYNGAATPADVQLKPGELSEGEAWERLSLPGRLGTSGAHAGITVFLRGQLWDLGSSGPGMVVGGSSHQLAEDGPGARLINLWL; this is encoded by the coding sequence ATGCGCAAGCTGATCTTCCTCGTCCTGATCACCCTCTTCGCCGGTTACGCCGGCTGGGCCGAACGGCGTCCGGTCGGCCACTACCTTTCCGACCTGCGCAGCCAGGTGGTGCTGAACGTCGGCGCACCCTCCGAACGCGGCAACCTGCTGGGCATCCAGCCCGAACTCTTCAACGGCGACTACCAGAGCGCCGCGCGCCTGCGCCTGAAACTCGCCGCCTATCTGCAGAAGGCCCGCGAAGCGAACCTGCTCGGCCCGCGCACCGTGGTGGTGTTTCCCGAGCACATCGGCACCTGGCTGGTCGCCGCCGGCGAGAAGCCCGAGGTCTACAGCGCCACGAACCTGAACGACGCCATGCGCTGGATGGCCATCAGCAACCCGCTGAAGGTGGCGCGCGGCTGGCTCTCCGCCAAGGGCCAGGACCGCCTCGCCGACGCCCTGTTCCGCATGAAGGCGGTGGACATGGCGCACGACTACCAGAGCATCTTCGGCAGCCTCGCCCGGGAATTCGGCGTGACCCTGGTGGCCGGCTCCATCGTCCTGCCCAACCCCTGGGTCGAGGACGGCGTGCTGCGCACCGGCAACGGCCGCCTGTACAACGTCAGCCTGGTGTTCGGCGCCGACGGCCAGCCCCTCGGCGAGCCACAGCGCAAGGTCTACCCTATCGACTCCGAGAAAGGCTTCATCCGCGCCGGCCACAGCGACAACCTGCAAGTACTGGAAACCCCTGCCGGTCGCCTCGGCGTGCTGATCTGCGCCGACAGCTGGTATCCGATCAACTACGCGGTGCTCGCCACTTCCAAGGTAGAGCTGATCGCGGTGCCGGCCTTCCTTTCCGGCAACGATCAGTGGCGCCAGCCGTGGCACGGCTACAACGGCGCGGCGACACCCGCCGACGTGCAGCTCAAGCCCGGCGAGCTCAGCGAAGGCGAGGCCTGGGAGCGTCTGTCCCTGCCCGGCCGCCTCGGCACCAGCGGCGCCCATGCCGGCATCACGGTATTCCTCCGCGGCCAGCTCTGGGACCTGGGCAGCTCCGGCCCCGGCATGGTGGTCGGCGGCAGCTCGCACCAACTGGCCGAAGACGGCCCGGGCGCGCGCCTGATCAACCTGTGGCTGTGA
- a CDS encoding AraC family transcriptional regulator — protein sequence MKPSGMRLGDLSVGFVHGLADALRDCGLQPQALLEQYGLDAARFAEPGGRLSIPRYMRLGHAAIQLSGDPALGLRMGQFSRIQQVGLAGVTAALAPDLRAASRALIHFEPLYAQNYRGRSSLHEDSGGAWLSFYSISPYNAYNRFVVDSVLAGWLSYLSHVAGQSVRAQKVEIEYPAPEYAARYEEFFGCPVEFSAGANRLRLDQPTLALGNREHCPSTWRQMLEICEKELDQLTRTRTLRERVVQLLGPLLNGREPDLEEVAARLKLPTWTLRRKLAEEGTQFRTLLNETRRDLAMIYIRDTDLAFGEIAYLLGFASAEAFQRAFKRWSGLPPGEYRRSQRQGA from the coding sequence ATGAAGCCAAGCGGCATGCGCCTCGGCGACCTGTCCGTGGGCTTCGTCCATGGCCTGGCCGACGCCTTGCGCGACTGCGGCCTGCAACCCCAGGCACTGCTCGAACAATACGGCCTTGATGCCGCGCGCTTCGCCGAGCCCGGCGGACGCCTGTCGATTCCACGCTACATGCGCTTGGGCCACGCCGCCATCCAGCTCAGCGGCGACCCCGCGCTAGGGCTGCGCATGGGCCAGTTCAGCCGCATCCAGCAAGTCGGCCTGGCTGGCGTAACCGCCGCCCTGGCGCCCGACCTGCGTGCCGCCAGCCGCGCCCTGATCCACTTCGAGCCGCTCTATGCGCAGAACTATCGCGGCCGCTCCAGCCTGCACGAAGATTCCGGCGGCGCCTGGCTGAGCTTCTACTCGATCAGCCCCTACAACGCCTACAACCGCTTCGTGGTGGATTCGGTGCTAGCCGGCTGGCTCAGCTACCTGAGCCACGTCGCCGGCCAGTCCGTACGTGCGCAGAAGGTGGAAATCGAATACCCAGCGCCCGAGTACGCTGCGCGCTACGAGGAGTTCTTTGGCTGCCCGGTGGAGTTTTCCGCCGGCGCCAACCGGCTACGCCTCGACCAGCCGACGCTGGCACTGGGCAACCGCGAGCATTGCCCGAGCACCTGGCGGCAAATGCTGGAAATCTGCGAGAAGGAGCTCGACCAGCTGACCCGCACACGCACCCTTCGCGAACGCGTGGTGCAACTGCTGGGGCCGCTGCTGAATGGCCGCGAGCCGGACCTGGAGGAAGTCGCCGCGCGACTCAAGCTGCCGACCTGGACATTGCGTCGCAAGTTGGCCGAAGAGGGCACGCAGTTCCGCACCCTGCTCAACGAGACTCGCCGCGACCTGGCGATGATTTACATCCGCGACACCGACCTGGCCTTCGGCGAGATCGCCTACCTGCTTGGCTTCGCTTCGGCCGAGGCTTTCCAGCGCGCCTTCAAGCGCTGGAGCGGACTGCCGCCGGGCGAGTACCGGCGCTCCCAGCGCCAGGGCGCCTGA
- a CDS encoding SDR family oxidoreductase, whose product MIGNGKVALVTGAARGIGLGICAWLIAEGWQVVLVDQDRERGSKVAEALGDKAWFIGLDVSQESQVAQAVAEVLGQFGRLDAVVCNAAIARPGVTPLESLTLNEWNRTLAVNLSGPMLLAKHCAPYLRAHQGSIVNIASTRAHQSERSSEAYAASKGGLLALTHALAVSLGPEIRVNAVSPGWIDARDPSERAAVPLTELDHDQHPVGRVGTVEDVASLVSWLLGENAGFVTGQEFVVDGGMTRKMIYLD is encoded by the coding sequence ATCATTGGCAACGGCAAGGTCGCGCTGGTAACCGGCGCAGCGCGGGGCATCGGCCTGGGCATCTGCGCCTGGCTGATCGCCGAGGGCTGGCAGGTGGTGCTGGTCGACCAGGACCGCGAACGCGGCTCGAAGGTTGCCGAGGCCCTGGGCGACAAGGCCTGGTTCATTGGCCTCGACGTATCCCAGGAAAGCCAGGTGGCGCAGGCCGTGGCGGAAGTGCTCGGCCAGTTCGGCCGGCTCGACGCGGTGGTCTGCAATGCCGCCATCGCGCGCCCGGGCGTAACGCCGCTGGAAAGCCTCACGCTGAACGAGTGGAACCGCACCCTGGCGGTCAACCTCAGCGGGCCCATGTTGCTGGCCAAGCACTGTGCGCCGTATCTGCGCGCGCACCAGGGCAGCATCGTCAATATCGCCTCGACTCGTGCGCACCAGTCCGAACGCAGTTCGGAGGCCTACGCGGCGAGCAAGGGTGGTCTATTGGCACTGACCCACGCATTGGCCGTGAGCCTTGGTCCGGAGATTCGCGTCAACGCGGTCAGCCCGGGCTGGATCGACGCACGCGACCCGAGCGAGCGCGCAGCTGTGCCGCTCACCGAGCTGGATCACGACCAGCATCCGGTCGGGCGCGTTGGCACTGTGGAGGATGTAGCCTCGCTGGTGTCCTGGTTGTTGGGCGAGAACGCCGGCTTCGTCACCGGGCAGGAGTTCGTCGTCGACGGCGGCATGACACGCAAGATGATCTACCTCGACTGA